One Candidatus Woesearchaeota archaeon genomic region harbors:
- a CDS encoding DUF4416 family protein, whose amino-acid sequence MKIITAHPAKLFIGIMFSDKKLYSNAVNDLKSRFGDIEAESHEYEFSKITDYYADEMGKRILKKFLVFKDKIDKNKLADIKLITTEIEKKYSKNNKRRINLDPGHLTSNALVLASFKKGTNYKEQISERVYAHKVLEFKEGKAIAFWHTFPDYRTKENQGFFIRLVF is encoded by the coding sequence ATGAAAATTATCACAGCCCATCCGGCAAAGCTCTTCATCGGCATCATGTTCTCGGATAAGAAGCTCTATAGCAATGCTGTGAATGATCTAAAATCCAGATTCGGAGATATTGAAGCTGAAAGCCATGAATACGAATTCTCAAAGATAACCGATTACTATGCAGATGAAATGGGCAAGAGGATTTTAAAAAAATTTTTAGTTTTTAAAGATAAAATAGATAAAAACAAGCTAGCGGATATAAAACTTATTACAACAGAGATCGAAAAAAAATATTCAAAAAACAATAAAAGGCGGATTAACCTGGATCCTGGCCATTTAACAAGCAATGCCTTGGTTCTGGCTTCATTCAAGAAAGGGACAAATTACAAGGAGCAGATAAGCGAGAGGGTTTATGCTCATAAAGTGCTGGAATTCAAAGAAGGGAAAGCAATCGCATTCTGGCATACGTTTCCGGATTATAGAACCAAAGAAAACCAAGGGTTTTTTATACGTTTAGTTTTTTGA
- a CDS encoding nucleotidyltransferase domain-containing protein — translation MTKMKKNEMFSYIGDFLSVLYFKKDFLDKINNVILFGSVARKDFDKDSDIDLFIDVKNVGEIKKIEELVDSALNEFEIRAREVWHIRNIKNPIKCVIGALKDEKWRELKKEIQSYGIVLYGSFKSGYENLESHSLFEYSLKDFKQKDRVAFLRKLVGYKSSKKKKTYVHEGMIKKINGLKLENNNIIVPSKEAVVVQKFFTKKKVTPKITEIWVREK, via the coding sequence ATGACAAAAATGAAAAAGAATGAGATGTTTTCATATATCGGTGATTTTTTATCTGTTTTGTATTTTAAAAAGGATTTTTTAGATAAAATAAATAATGTCATATTGTTTGGCTCTGTTGCCAGAAAGGATTTTGATAAAGACAGTGATATTGATCTTTTTATTGATGTAAAGAATGTTGGAGAGATTAAAAAAATAGAAGAGCTTGTTGATTCGGCGCTCAACGAGTTCGAAATAAGAGCAAGGGAAGTCTGGCATATACGCAATATTAAAAACCCAATAAAATGCGTTATCGGGGCACTAAAGGACGAAAAGTGGAGGGAGCTTAAGAAGGAGATTCAGTCTTACGGCATTGTGCTTTATGGCAGCTTCAAAAGCGGTTATGAGAATCTTGAATCGCACAGCTTGTTCGAATACTCGCTTAAGGACTTCAAGCAGAAAGACAGGGTTGCTTTCTTGAGGAAGTTGGTAGGATATAAATCAAGTAAAAAGAAGAAAACATACGTTCACGAGGGGATGATTAAAAAAATAAACGGATTAAAGCTGGAAAATAACAACATAATAGTTCCATCAAAAGAAGCCGTTGTTGTGCAGAAATTTTTTACAAAGAAGAAAGTAACACCCAAGATTACAGAGATTTGGGTTAGAGAAAAATGA
- a CDS encoding IMP dehydrogenase — MAKVSKKISESLSEYLVLPDWVKCKPADVSLQTKLGDSIELQYPYMTARMQCVVGPDMAVAAGRNGILTMIPKSLRDEDKQAILDENKNARLQKGDVEFQENPVVAMYDSTLEDVIKQVNRTGHSVIPIVDRKSKIYGVYIHDPDKPAVPPSTPIKEVMIPLRKSCSRGIPHLVNGENKCKIKEIISREDKKFLPIVDVVKGDKILNKIAFLQKYDTNFIGMSITTGKDCKKEIEKWGPYVDTLTIDSSNACFDDAIKILKYAKKRFPDKPFGVGNIVQGKHFLIFAEAGADYIFGGMGVGSICRTGSKRGNGRGQFTVAEELAEARDRYYKDKRRYVQLVIDGGIKTVLDMTVALAFADFIMMGNYFNRFYEAAGNKLGEDKNLTSEENSIKYVETWGEGHPKAWLLGMAGMGYAEAYDKTKLKNISKAVERYLHSSFASSTIEGVTGVVKYKGRLKPCVEYGARYIRTTIANAEAANLEEFRQLAVVEKASRKTLEDMYPHDILYEDKEEKET; from the coding sequence TTGGCTAAAGTCAGTAAAAAAATATCTGAGAGTTTAAGTGAATATCTTGTTTTACCAGACTGGGTTAAGTGTAAACCTGCTGATGTTTCTCTGCAAACTAAACTTGGCGATTCTATTGAGTTGCAATATCCCTATATGACTGCAAGGATGCAGTGTGTTGTTGGCCCAGATATGGCTGTGGCGGCTGGAAGAAATGGCATATTAACTATGATTCCAAAAAGTTTGAGAGATGAAGACAAACAGGCAATTCTAGATGAAAACAAAAATGCACGTCTGCAGAAAGGCGACGTAGAATTTCAGGAAAACCCCGTGGTTGCGATGTACGACTCAACACTCGAAGATGTCATAAAGCAAGTTAACAGAACAGGACATTCCGTTATTCCAATCGTGGATAGAAAATCGAAGATATATGGGGTTTATATTCATGATCCTGATAAGCCTGCAGTTCCGCCATCTACTCCAATAAAAGAAGTAATGATTCCATTACGAAAGAGTTGCTCTAGAGGCATCCCGCATTTGGTAAACGGCGAAAATAAATGCAAGATAAAAGAGATTATTTCGAGAGAGGACAAAAAATTCCTCCCCATAGTAGATGTAGTAAAGGGAGATAAGATTCTAAATAAAATAGCTTTCTTGCAAAAATATGACACTAATTTTATCGGCATGTCAATAACGACAGGAAAAGATTGTAAAAAAGAAATTGAAAAATGGGGACCTTATGTTGATACTCTAACAATAGACTCTTCAAATGCTTGCTTCGATGATGCCATTAAAATTCTTAAATATGCTAAGAAGAGATTTCCCGACAAGCCATTCGGCGTAGGCAATATCGTTCAAGGAAAACATTTTCTAATATTTGCTGAGGCAGGCGCTGACTACATTTTTGGCGGCATGGGTGTGGGCTCTATTTGCAGAACAGGCAGCAAAAGAGGAAATGGCCGCGGCCAGTTTACTGTAGCAGAAGAACTTGCAGAAGCTAGAGACCGCTATTACAAAGACAAAAGAAGATATGTTCAGCTTGTAATTGATGGCGGCATTAAAACAGTTCTGGACATGACAGTTGCCCTTGCTTTTGCTGATTTCATTATGATGGGCAATTATTTCAACAGGTTTTATGAGGCTGCGGGAAATAAACTTGGCGAAGATAAAAATCTTACTTCTGAAGAAAATAGCATAAAGTATGTTGAAACATGGGGGGAAGGTCATCCAAAAGCTTGGCTTTTGGGTATGGCGGGGATGGGTTATGCAGAAGCTTATGATAAAACTAAGCTAAAAAACATTTCAAAGGCAGTAGAAAGATATTTGCATTCAAGCTTTGCAAGCTCAACAATTGAAGGAGTTACAGGTGTTGTAAAATACAAAGGTAGGTTGAAGCCTTGTGTAGAGTATGGCGCCCGCTATATAAGAACAACAATTGCAAATGCAGAAGCAGCAAATTTGGAAGAGTTTAGGCAATTGGCAGTGGTAGAGAAGGCCTCAAGAAAAACATTAGAAGATATGTATCCTCATGATATTTTATATGAAGATAAAGAAGAAAAAGAAACTTAA
- a CDS encoding PHP domain-containing protein — MLIKARVDFKKPNFKALKRKKFTAVDMHVHSRHSDGINKVKSILNRAKKLGIGIAITDHNEIKGSIEAHKSGKVLVIPGIETSSSEGIHALFYFYTIKDLKGFYNSVVLPNKVRRDFFLRIGIKDIVKASSEFKCIMAIAHPYAPGWTAMFNKVHSKIVNKKLINCFHAVEVLAASNLRKRNLKALDLAEKIKKPITAGSDAHTLRELGRSVAYVKKEQGLNGFLNSIIDNTNFVVGKERRFLPNAASQTLKVRKHLRKPYVLLKRGVGYFRAISRR, encoded by the coding sequence ATGCTGATAAAGGCAAGAGTTGACTTCAAAAAGCCCAATTTTAAGGCGCTGAAAAGAAAGAAATTCACAGCTGTCGACATGCATGTTCATTCGCGCCATTCTGACGGCATAAACAAGGTTAAAAGCATTCTAAACAGGGCCAAAAAGCTCGGAATTGGAATCGCCATAACAGACCATAATGAAATTAAGGGCTCAATAGAAGCGCACAAAAGCGGAAAAGTTCTCGTCATTCCTGGCATTGAAACAAGCTCAAGCGAAGGCATTCATGCATTATTTTATTTCTATACGATAAAAGACCTTAAGGGTTTTTATAACAGCGTTGTTCTTCCGAACAAAGTGAGGAGGGACTTCTTTTTAAGAATAGGCATAAAGGATATCGTGAAGGCATCCTCTGAGTTCAAATGCATAATGGCAATTGCGCATCCTTACGCCCCCGGCTGGACAGCTATGTTTAATAAGGTTCACAGCAAAATTGTCAATAAAAAGCTGATAAACTGCTTTCACGCAGTTGAAGTTTTGGCTGCTTCGAATTTAAGAAAAAGAAACCTGAAGGCATTGGATCTGGCAGAAAAAATAAAAAAGCCGATAACTGCAGGATCAGACGCCCACACATTGAGGGAACTGGGAAGGTCAGTCGCATATGTAAAAAAAGAGCAAGGTTTAAATGGGTTCTTGAATTCTATCATAGATAACACCAACTTTGTTGTTGGAAAAGAGAGGAGATTTTTGCCCAATGCAGCCTCGCAGACGCTTAAAGTAAGGAAACATTTAAGAAAGCCTTATGTCCTGCTTAAAAGAGGCGTAGGGTATTTCAGGGCAATTTCAAGAAGGTAG
- a CDS encoding adenylosuccinate synthetase, whose product MPNTIVVGLQWGDEGKAKILDELVQEAKQINNKRIWVVRFQGGPNAGHTMYIPMPDGKLIRFVAHAAPSGLTSNSEIGIGPNVAFDPERFIKEVEEARSVFGYSAGIHISERTGILFDYHRKLDAWQESLRTGDSKIGTTGSGIGPFYMDNANRATRITFAEYVSDNFHDILSKVLEQKSYELVAARISSLVTGKYIDELIAVHDPIRKELRKCACELEYRLREALEKGENIILEGAQGSMLDIDMGTNPDQTSSHLLATDPLGGLGLPRKAFRIYGVEKLYPTRVGEGVMPTLAEDDFGIETQRNAGEAGATTGRKRRVGYPDWVIVKYAAMINDIDGIYLTRADNVQDKNIKVCTAYDANGKRTEKVPSKLETVNPIYSNKIYRWHLWDGPSDLSKPEEVDKALHDKRAAYVKGGCESLPKDLKEYIVDHERYIKNPIIGMSIGPARGEIVKL is encoded by the coding sequence ATGCCAAACACAATCGTCGTAGGACTGCAATGGGGAGATGAAGGCAAGGCGAAAATTCTGGATGAGTTAGTCCAAGAAGCAAAACAGATCAACAATAAAAGAATATGGGTTGTGAGATTTCAAGGAGGCCCAAATGCAGGCCATACAATGTACATCCCTATGCCTGACGGCAAGCTTATACGATTTGTAGCTCATGCTGCACCAAGCGGCTTGACTAGTAATTCAGAAATAGGAATAGGCCCTAATGTTGCTTTTGACCCTGAAAGATTCATAAAAGAAGTTGAAGAAGCAAGAAGTGTATTTGGTTATAGTGCCGGAATTCATATCTCAGAGAGAACAGGAATATTGTTTGATTATCATAGAAAGCTAGATGCCTGGCAGGAGAGCTTAAGAACTGGCGATTCAAAGATAGGAACAACAGGTTCAGGAATTGGGCCTTTCTATATGGACAATGCTAACAGGGCAACAAGAATAACATTTGCAGAGTATGTAAGTGACAATTTCCATGATATATTATCAAAAGTCCTGGAACAAAAAAGCTATGAGCTAGTAGCAGCAAGAATATCCAGCTTGGTAACTGGCAAATATATTGATGAGTTGATTGCAGTACACGATCCTATACGAAAAGAATTAAGAAAATGTGCCTGTGAACTTGAATACAGATTAAGGGAAGCATTGGAAAAAGGAGAAAATATAATCCTTGAAGGAGCTCAAGGGTCAATGTTGGATATTGATATGGGAACTAATCCAGACCAAACTTCTTCTCACCTTTTAGCTACAGATCCACTAGGAGGGTTAGGCTTGCCGAGAAAGGCATTCAGGATATATGGCGTTGAAAAACTTTATCCCACAAGAGTTGGCGAAGGCGTTATGCCAACATTGGCAGAAGATGATTTTGGAATTGAAACCCAAAGAAATGCAGGAGAAGCCGGAGCCACAACAGGGAGAAAAAGAAGAGTGGGCTATCCTGATTGGGTTATAGTAAAATATGCTGCAATGATTAATGATATAGATGGAATTTATTTAACAAGGGCGGATAATGTACAGGATAAAAACATAAAAGTCTGCACAGCCTATGACGCCAATGGGAAAAGAACAGAAAAGGTTCCTTCAAAATTAGAAACCGTAAATCCAATTTATTCTAATAAAATTTACAGATGGCACTTATGGGATGGTCCATCTGATTTATCAAAGCCCGAAGAAGTTGACAAAGCGCTTCATGACAAAAGAGCAGCTTATGTTAAAGGCGGATGTGAAAGCCTTCCTAAAGATCTGAAAGAATACATTGTCGATCATGAAAGATATATCAAAAACCCCATTATCGGCATGTCAATAGGTCCGGCAAGAGGAGAAATAGTTAAACTATAA
- a CDS encoding GGDEF domain-containing protein, translating to MVLIDKEKKVISTIENILANYKADSFHRALDILTTSISLGMSQEGIDAINNLIVDHHKTSLKRQKTFEIENKVLKTAAFQDYLTGIPNRKYLNMYLDAVVKESEIIVAPVSLIAFDLDCFKLVNDIYGHKCGDLVLEKVKEILPNNLRGYDHVFLDKKLKRFSIDKKISMEAQTGREGGEEFYVVLPNTIFEEALIVGERLRFKTEQTFNGFFNSYEPIPTMEKREGMPQRLEGLTASIGVATTNTYYTPHGKRENILHDAKALKEAADLGNYLAKKDGRNRVRSVCSKN from the coding sequence ATGGTATTGATAGACAAGGAAAAAAAGGTAATAAGTACGATTGAGAACATATTAGCTAATTATAAGGCCGATTCTTTTCACAGGGCATTAGATATTTTAACAACCTCGATAAGCTTAGGCATGAGCCAAGAAGGTATAGATGCCATAAATAATCTTATTGTTGATCACCATAAAACATCATTAAAAAGACAAAAAACATTTGAAATAGAAAACAAAGTCTTAAAAACCGCAGCATTTCAGGATTATTTAACAGGCATTCCTAATAGAAAATATCTTAATATGTATCTAGATGCTGTAGTCAAGGAATCAGAAATTATAGTGGCTCCTGTTTCTTTAATCGCCTTTGATTTAGACTGCTTCAAACTGGTTAATGATATATATGGCCATAAATGTGGAGATCTTGTTCTTGAAAAAGTAAAAGAAATACTGCCAAATAATTTAAGGGGGTATGATCATGTTTTTCTTGATAAAAAGTTAAAAAGATTCTCCATTGATAAAAAAATAAGTATGGAAGCTCAGACTGGCAGAGAAGGTGGAGAAGAATTTTATGTAGTTTTACCAAATACAATATTTGAAGAGGCATTAATTGTTGGTGAAAGGCTGAGGTTTAAAACAGAACAAACATTCAACGGATTTTTCAATAGTTATGAGCCAATACCGACCATGGAGAAAAGAGAAGGGATGCCGCAACGGCTGGAAGGATTAACTGCCAGCATCGGTGTTGCAACTACAAACACATATTACACTCCCCATGGCAAAAGAGAAAACATTTTGCATGACGCCAAGGCATTGAAAGAAGCGGCAGATTTAGGTAATTATTTAGCTAAAAAAGATGGAAGAAACAGGGTAAGATCTGTGTGTTCAAAAAACTAA